The Gammaproteobacteria bacterium nucleotide sequence GCATCACCCTCCGGCCCGGCACGATCAACGCGGTCGCCAGTACCTGGCGCGCCAGCAGCGCCCGGCCTCGCTAGCCCTGCATCGGCACGCTTTGCGTGCGCACGATCAGCTCGATGTCCCAGATGGCCTCGGCGACCGCCCGGCCGATCAACTCCATCCTGCGCACTTCGTCGATCCGCTGCTGGACGTTCTTCAGCTCGCGCCTGGAAAGCAGGAACTTGAAGATGCCGCAGGCATCCGCGAGCGCGATGATGACGATGTCCCGGGGATCGGGAATCATGTCGCTGAACAGCACCTCCATGATGCGCAGCTTCACCTCGCGCTCCGCCTTGCCGTCCACGACCGGATAGCGCCGCGAGCGGAAGACCCACAGGAAACGCTCGTCCTGGCGCGCCAGGATGCCCTTCGAGACGAGCCGATCGAGCGCCGTCTCACGGATCTCCGCGGCCCGGCCCGCGGCATGCTCCACCCAATAGCGCGCGTCGTGGGTTTCCGTGGCCCGTGCGATCTCCTCGAGCATCGGATCCAGAAGGCTGTTCCCGACCGGCGTCGCGTCGACCAGGAAAAGCTTCTCCGGATCGGTGTCGATCCGGTTCTCGAGCGCCAGGTCCATCAGCACGCCGCCGCCGAGGGCGTAGTTGAGCGACCAACTGGGGACGTGCGCAAAGGTGCCGTTCTCGTC carries:
- a CDS encoding GPP34 family phosphoprotein, which translates into the protein MLRFPEEILLLLLDDENGTFAHVPSWSLNYALGGGVLMDLALENRIDTDPEKLFLVDATPVGNSLLDPMLEEIARATETHDARYWVEHAAGRAAEIRETALDRLVSKGILARQDERFLWVFRSRRYPVVDGKAEREVKLRIMEVLFSDMIPDPRDIVIIALADACGIFKFLLSRRELKNVQQRIDEVRRMELIGRAVAEAIWDIELIVRTQSVPMQG